One region of Aureibacillus halotolerans genomic DNA includes:
- a CDS encoding DUF58 domain-containing protein, which yields MTNEQVAISSSFRSQLRRRMLQARLTSSGLHKGQRRARTFGHSLDFSDYRAYHPGDDVRQMDWNVYARTQKYYIKRFLDEQELSVHLILDCSQSMAFDQQKWHRMKEITAALGFMSLAAEDRLSVSPLPNSMSPFRSKKGTSHVQQLFQYVQRIQSFEGTFADQLMHMKPTAGLCIVISDFLEPLDVLQPALKMLRRRSSVRLVQMLSEEELQPSFLGDLQLIDTESGKGLNVSARSGILKAYKERLADHTESLNSYCLRLGMELIQVSAAQSSEDIVLKEMTKKGWVK from the coding sequence ATGACGAACGAGCAGGTGGCCATTTCGTCATCCTTCCGTTCACAGTTGAGGAGACGTATGCTTCAGGCACGTCTCACAAGCTCCGGTCTGCATAAAGGGCAGCGTCGAGCCAGAACCTTTGGGCACTCCTTGGATTTTTCAGATTATCGAGCTTATCATCCAGGGGATGATGTTAGGCAAATGGATTGGAATGTGTATGCGCGCACGCAGAAATATTATATTAAACGATTTCTTGATGAGCAGGAGCTATCTGTTCACTTGATTTTAGATTGCAGTCAATCGATGGCTTTTGATCAACAGAAGTGGCACCGAATGAAAGAAATTACGGCAGCATTAGGGTTTATGAGCCTTGCGGCGGAAGACCGGCTAAGTGTATCGCCACTCCCGAATTCCATGAGTCCTTTTCGTTCCAAAAAAGGGACGAGCCATGTACAGCAGCTGTTTCAGTATGTGCAAAGAATTCAGTCGTTTGAGGGAACGTTTGCAGACCAGCTTATGCACATGAAACCAACGGCAGGACTTTGCATTGTGATCAGTGATTTTCTTGAACCGTTAGATGTTCTGCAGCCTGCATTGAAAATGCTACGCCGGAGGTCAAGCGTCCGTCTCGTACAGATGTTGTCCGAGGAGGAGCTACAGCCAAGCTTTTTAGGAGATCTTCAGCTTATCGATACAGAGTCTGGCAAAGGATTGAATGTGAGCGCTAGGTCTGGGATTTTGAAGGCCTATAAGGAACGGTTGGCCGACCATACGGAGAGCTTAAACAGCTATTGCTTACGTTTAGGGATGGAACTAATTCAAGTTAGTGCGGCACAGTCCTCAGAGGACATTGTATTGAAGGAAATGACGAAAAAAGGCTGGGTGAAATGA
- a CDS encoding TetR/AcrR family transcriptional regulator, producing MKKNKAETKETILKLIGIARHYFTDHGFANTSLEAIVKDANMTRGALYHHFPNKKELFRIVFESVHEQVGKRVEQEAEKGEDGWEQLQLGCRAFLAAAIEEDHKRIMLIDGPAVLGWEAWRTFDQKNAMRLLHEQLTGMQAQGLIKEMSVEALTHLLSGALNEASLWCAQHQNQQQAVEETMAVVELFLQGLKR from the coding sequence ATGAAAAAGAACAAGGCTGAGACGAAAGAGACGATACTGAAGCTCATTGGAATTGCACGTCACTATTTTACAGATCACGGCTTTGCAAATACATCGTTGGAAGCTATTGTGAAGGATGCGAATATGACGAGAGGAGCGCTTTACCATCACTTTCCTAACAAAAAAGAGCTCTTCCGCATCGTTTTTGAATCTGTGCACGAACAGGTGGGAAAGCGTGTAGAGCAAGAAGCTGAGAAAGGGGAAGACGGCTGGGAGCAACTACAATTAGGTTGTCGAGCGTTTCTTGCTGCTGCCATTGAAGAAGATCACAAACGTATTATGTTAATTGATGGTCCTGCCGTTTTAGGTTGGGAGGCATGGCGTACGTTCGATCAAAAGAACGCGATGCGATTACTGCATGAGCAGCTGACAGGAATGCAGGCGCAAGGATTAATTAAGGAAATGTCAGTTGAAGCGTTAACACATTTACTCTCCGGTGCACTGAACGAAGCGTCCTTATGGTGTGCTCAGCATCAAAATCAACAACAAGCCGTTGAGGAAACAATGGCTGTCGTCGAGCTGTTTTTGCAAGGTTTGAAGCGTTAG
- a CDS encoding methyl-accepting chemotaxis protein yields the protein MFKRKNSGSSLQYESLLQEHQRVLAEQEKQKKQSNKLLDQLYVDITETIEQHQQTHSQHGQVDQLISQIKSRFENVKEITSQSNDNTNQMLTKSKALLSSTEKMDEISKEGKTSVSQVQTLMNQLVDQSKQTSESMTQLGVRSKEIENIVKVIHDIAEQTNLLALNASIEAARAGEHGRGFAVVADEVRKLAESTSHSTKNIDELTKRIQQEIEDALNDAENNLEIIQSGMSLSEEVTNIIDQVQASIDRTKGDVSQVLASIQEQKAFSEEVLTEINSTSEVFDHTNHAMIEVLTSSDELQQKLAEELLAIKPAASPQKEEEKVVSMNEKTSQAEAAASKE from the coding sequence GTGTTTAAACGTAAAAACAGCGGAAGTAGCCTACAATATGAAAGCCTTCTTCAAGAGCATCAACGCGTCTTAGCTGAACAGGAGAAACAAAAAAAACAATCAAACAAATTGTTAGATCAACTATACGTAGACATTACAGAAACCATTGAGCAACACCAGCAAACACATTCCCAACACGGTCAAGTCGACCAATTGATTTCGCAAATTAAATCACGATTTGAAAATGTGAAGGAAATAACGAGCCAGTCCAATGACAATACCAATCAAATGCTGACAAAAAGCAAGGCATTGCTTTCTTCAACCGAAAAAATGGATGAGATCTCAAAAGAGGGAAAAACCTCTGTATCCCAAGTGCAAACGTTAATGAATCAGCTTGTCGATCAGTCTAAGCAGACGTCGGAAAGCATGACGCAATTGGGCGTTCGTTCAAAAGAGATTGAAAACATTGTAAAAGTCATTCATGATATAGCCGAGCAAACCAACCTACTCGCACTGAACGCTTCCATCGAAGCAGCCCGTGCTGGGGAGCACGGTAGAGGCTTCGCGGTTGTTGCTGATGAGGTGCGTAAGCTGGCTGAAAGCACGTCTCATAGCACGAAAAACATTGACGAGCTTACAAAACGAATTCAACAAGAGATTGAAGATGCCTTAAATGATGCTGAAAACAACCTTGAAATCATTCAAAGTGGCATGAGCTTGTCTGAAGAAGTGACCAACATCATTGATCAGGTGCAGGCTTCAATCGATCGTACCAAGGGGGATGTATCTCAAGTTCTCGCATCAATCCAAGAACAGAAAGCTTTTAGTGAAGAAGTGCTTACCGAAATCAATTCGACCTCTGAAGTGTTTGACCATACAAACCACGCCATGATCGAAGTGCTCACCTCTTCTGATGAGCTCCAGCAAAAGCTGGCTGAGGAATTACTCGCAATTAAACCAGCAGCATCTCCGCAAAAGGAAGAGGAGAAAGTCGTTTCAATGAATGAGAAAACAAGTCAGGCTGAAGCAGCAGCTTCTAAAGAGTAG
- a CDS encoding ABC transporter ATP-binding protein: MIKTVNLTKTYGTFTALKELNLEVQKGTVFGFVGQNGAGKSTTFSILSTLLTPTSGEARVGGFNVVTEQKKVRQMIGYMPDFFGVYDNLKTEEYLDFYGAAYNLSLTERKKTIPQMLELVNLANKKDSYVDSLSRGMKQRLCLARALIHDPEVLILDEPASGLDPRARVEMREILKELKHMDKTILISSHILPELSEMCDVIGIIDQGVLKAEGSVAAIRQTLQADRQISVTVHGDIETAIAFFEQHAKTTLVEVQNDVLSFGFKGADQEQAALLSEAIGHGIAVLSFRPSETNLEDVFMELTKEVELT, from the coding sequence ATGATTAAAACAGTGAACCTCACAAAAACATATGGTACATTTACGGCGCTTAAGGAACTGAATTTAGAAGTGCAAAAGGGCACTGTTTTTGGATTTGTTGGTCAAAACGGGGCAGGAAAATCAACAACGTTCTCGATTTTGTCTACGCTCCTCACTCCTACAAGTGGAGAGGCTAGAGTAGGCGGCTTTAATGTCGTTACAGAACAGAAGAAAGTACGTCAGATGATTGGTTATATGCCTGATTTTTTCGGTGTATATGATAATCTGAAGACAGAAGAATATCTCGACTTTTATGGTGCAGCTTATAACTTGTCATTAACTGAGCGCAAGAAAACCATACCTCAAATGCTTGAGCTTGTTAATCTAGCAAATAAGAAAGACAGTTATGTAGACTCGCTTTCTAGAGGGATGAAACAGCGGTTATGTTTGGCACGTGCGCTCATCCACGATCCAGAGGTGTTAATTCTTGACGAGCCTGCCTCAGGACTAGATCCACGAGCTCGTGTTGAAATGCGTGAAATCCTAAAAGAGCTTAAACATATGGATAAAACCATTTTAATTTCCTCGCATATCTTGCCTGAACTGTCTGAAATGTGCGATGTTATTGGAATTATCGACCAAGGGGTATTAAAAGCAGAAGGCTCCGTTGCAGCAATTCGTCAAACGCTTCAGGCCGACCGGCAAATATCAGTGACGGTCCATGGGGATATTGAAACGGCAATTGCCTTTTTTGAACAGCATGCGAAAACGACACTCGTCGAAGTACAAAATGACGTATTGTCTTTTGGGTTTAAGGGAGCTGATCAGGAGCAGGCTGCACTACTGAGCGAGGCGATTGGGCATGGCATTGCGGTGCTGAGCTTCCGACCGAGCGAAACCAATTTGGAGGATGTGTTTATGGAGCTAACAAAGGAGGTTGAACTAACATGA
- a CDS encoding ABC transporter permease — translation MTNWLLRNPVLQKEFKLRFRTKKSFFGIAVYVTVMAGILLPVLYMFMNQYGVATYQPEESRWLFLFLTMLQLALIIFVVPGLTSSAISGERERQTLNILLTTNQSSFSIIIGKLFSSLAFMTVLIVSTMPLYTILFLYGGISPNLLWITFGMFVLTMVSIGAVGIMASTLIRKTIVATITTYAISFFLALGPVITLFIYFMGVSMPSGSAQNLSVFPLFISSISIPLMLFETFGVHMITEMVGQTGRVLPTWQPWAILFSFYGLLIIGSLFVATARLRPRSRMKK, via the coding sequence ATGACCAACTGGCTTTTACGAAACCCTGTGTTGCAAAAAGAGTTTAAGTTGAGGTTTCGCACGAAAAAAAGTTTTTTTGGCATTGCGGTATACGTCACTGTTATGGCAGGAATCCTCTTGCCAGTTCTGTATATGTTTATGAATCAGTATGGAGTCGCCACATATCAGCCGGAGGAAAGCCGATGGTTGTTCCTCTTTCTCACGATGTTACAGCTGGCACTGATTATTTTTGTTGTGCCGGGCCTTACCTCAAGTGCGATTAGTGGAGAAAGAGAGCGGCAAACACTCAACATTCTATTAACCACGAATCAGTCGTCGTTTTCTATCATTATTGGGAAGTTATTTTCGTCCCTTGCCTTTATGACCGTTCTTATTGTATCGACGATGCCGCTGTACACCATCCTCTTTTTGTATGGAGGCATTTCGCCAAATTTATTATGGATTACCTTTGGTATGTTCGTTCTAACTATGGTTTCGATTGGGGCAGTAGGAATTATGGCATCAACGCTCATTCGGAAAACGATTGTGGCGACGATTACGACTTATGCGATCAGCTTTTTCCTTGCCCTCGGTCCTGTGATTACGCTCTTTATCTATTTTATGGGAGTGAGCATGCCAAGCGGAAGTGCGCAAAACCTCTCCGTTTTTCCATTATTCATTTCATCCATTAGTATCCCGCTTATGCTGTTTGAAACGTTCGGGGTTCATATGATCACTGAAATGGTCGGACAAACTGGACGGGTGCTACCGACATGGCAGCCATGGGCAATACTTTTTAGCTTTTACGGACTGCTTATCATTGGCAGCCTGTTTGTGGCAACGGCGCGTCTACGCCCACGAAGCCGAATGAAGAAATAG
- a CDS encoding AAA family ATPase has product MALEEQSQAFQAAREEAEASKRAVQSFIVGQDAAIDQLFWSILAEGHVLLEGLPGMGKTMLVRTVADIMRLRFSRIQFTPDLMPSDITGTTMVQQSAEGKQSFSFHHGPIFSNIVLADEINRATPKTQSALLEAMAEKTVTVMGETNTLPAPFFVLATQNPIDLEGTYPLPEAQVDRFLCKVLMPYPSKEDLKEIVKRTVLQEHEPFTPLMEAEQLLEIQQMVKKVLVSDDVLDFAVQCILCTHHDEEKAPPLIRQYVRFGAGPRGLQGMLRLAKARAFMEGRYHVSKNDIIAVIKPVLRHRLFLNFEGEASGMSIDHLLDEVIDAVAEKGRVR; this is encoded by the coding sequence ATGGCATTAGAGGAACAGTCACAGGCTTTTCAAGCAGCAAGAGAAGAGGCTGAAGCAAGCAAGCGTGCTGTGCAATCGTTTATCGTCGGCCAAGACGCTGCCATCGATCAGTTGTTTTGGTCGATTCTTGCTGAAGGACATGTGCTATTAGAAGGTCTTCCAGGTATGGGGAAAACAATGCTCGTGCGAACCGTAGCAGACATTATGCGTCTCCGTTTTTCAAGGATCCAATTTACCCCAGACCTCATGCCTTCGGATATTACGGGAACGACAATGGTGCAGCAGTCAGCAGAAGGGAAACAATCATTTTCCTTTCATCATGGTCCTATTTTCTCTAATATTGTTCTCGCTGATGAAATCAATCGCGCGACCCCAAAAACACAAAGTGCTTTGCTTGAAGCAATGGCAGAAAAAACGGTCACCGTGATGGGCGAAACAAATACGCTCCCAGCGCCGTTTTTTGTGCTCGCGACGCAAAACCCAATTGACCTGGAGGGCACTTATCCATTGCCGGAAGCTCAGGTCGACCGATTTTTGTGTAAAGTGCTCATGCCTTATCCAAGCAAAGAAGATCTGAAGGAGATCGTGAAGCGTACGGTATTGCAGGAGCACGAACCCTTCACGCCATTAATGGAAGCTGAGCAACTTTTGGAGATTCAACAAATGGTGAAAAAAGTTCTCGTCTCTGACGACGTCCTGGATTTCGCCGTGCAATGTATCCTCTGTACACATCACGATGAGGAAAAAGCGCCGCCGCTCATTCGACAGTACGTTCGCTTTGGCGCCGGTCCACGAGGATTGCAAGGCATGCTTCGACTGGCAAAAGCAAGAGCGTTTATGGAAGGTCGCTACCATGTATCTAAAAATGACATCATTGCAGTGATCAAGCCAGTACTACGCCATCGGCTCTTTTTAAACTTTGAAGGGGAAGCAAGCGGAATGTCGATTGATCATCTTCTTGATGAGGTCATTGATGCTGTTGCAGAAAAAGGACGAGTCCGATGA
- a CDS encoding DNA alkylation repair protein codes for MSSPTALKHYFDEKLATRIAELIKPLDQQFPADSFIERVAKAVGPFELKKRVEVIADELYRALPEDYEQALSILMHILGPENQSEKGMFTEGYFLMPITFFVEKYGVHDFEGSMTALYKMTKRHTSEYAVRPFINAYESDCLQLFEKWRKDPNAHVRRLVSEGTRPRLPWAKKINVLGGDPANNLSLLAPLFHDSSPYVRKSVANHVNDLSKEHRALVLDYIEARLENEGEHGIQTARHALRTLTKVEDKGAIALLKNFQKEGAALK; via the coding sequence GTGAGTTCACCAACCGCATTGAAGCACTATTTTGATGAAAAACTGGCCACCCGAATAGCCGAACTGATTAAGCCTCTCGATCAACAATTCCCTGCGGATTCATTTATTGAACGTGTAGCAAAAGCAGTGGGTCCATTTGAGTTGAAAAAGAGAGTAGAGGTTATTGCAGATGAGCTTTATCGAGCTTTGCCCGAAGACTATGAACAAGCGTTGTCGATACTCATGCACATTCTTGGACCCGAAAATCAATCAGAAAAAGGCATGTTTACTGAAGGGTATTTCTTGATGCCGATTACGTTTTTTGTAGAAAAATATGGCGTTCACGATTTTGAGGGCTCTATGACTGCACTCTATAAGATGACAAAGCGACATACATCAGAGTATGCTGTAAGACCTTTTATTAATGCTTATGAATCGGATTGTCTACAGCTCTTCGAGAAGTGGCGTAAGGATCCCAACGCCCACGTTCGTCGTCTCGTAAGTGAAGGGACAAGACCTCGTTTGCCTTGGGCGAAAAAGATCAATGTCTTAGGCGGAGACCCTGCGAACAATTTGTCTCTACTTGCCCCATTATTTCATGACTCCTCGCCTTATGTACGCAAATCTGTCGCCAATCATGTTAATGACTTGTCGAAGGAGCACAGAGCGCTCGTTTTAGACTATATCGAGGCTAGGTTAGAAAATGAAGGTGAGCATGGCATTCAGACGGCTCGTCATGCCTTGCGAACGTTAACAAAGGTAGAAGACAAAGGCGCTATCGCTTTATTGAAAAACTTTCAAAAGGAAGGGGCAGCGCTAAAATGA
- a CDS encoding VWA domain-containing protein, with translation MEFAFLNPFALLLLLPCIAWLWFFLRSLKALPSYDRWTIFSLRTMIVLLLVAAIAQPEQRLTKDEENVIFVIDQSASVENQGNKMLKDISEIVEVKNENDQYGIVSLGQEAVVERSLQNNLSFGSDLSQVKQDVTNLSEGIQLASGLLTNQGGGRIVMLTDGNETAGDAVDAASIAQQQNITIDVMTYAPMTGPDASIALFETPATVYQGELANLQVTVDSTISGEASLRILKNNNVIANETVALDEGANAFQFSALTETAGTDVYKAEIQLPQDNVAENNVAYGVSTVEGPPRVLIVEGEPGNAVNVSSALQPINMGVDVIASSQFPMTLTSLLDYDALLMANVPGSSLSQEQMEMVETAVKEFGMGFIMTGGDQSFGLGGYFNTPIEKVLPVSMSLSGEKEIPSLGIVYVLDRSGSMSGYKLSIAKEAVARSIEMVREKDAVGLIAFDSAPWEVLPLQTLEDKEEAINQVGTLTSGGGTDIMPGLRMAYDRLRALDVQRKHIVLLTDGHSSSNAAYNSLLSDGLDNNITLSSVAIGDSADRRLLEGLAEIGEGRFYNVLDVSTIPTILSRETALTTRTYIVDDPFYPTFRSTGAYSNWFSNGAPQMNAYIATTAKGRASVILESAKADPILAQWSYGLGETVAWTSDLSGEWSGGWPTWSNWQPFWGDIITSTFRSNSTDPYYTQVNRIADEAKVTVTSESNTTTPLVSQVVSEEGDIVETTTRVTGPGSYEIRFPSQAGVYYLQLFEEGAEGKELVFQKGITVPFSEEFDLRTENKQLAQRVANAGGGQVIESLKDVFAPMENPPQQATEVGRWLILLVFFLFFMEIALRRFGFPVRLASTMQASFATKKDTESRSPQKGRVPNIREKSAQVAQNKNNKSTKTKGGKTVEESGERTDKDDRMKRLLDAKKRRQR, from the coding sequence GTGGAATTCGCGTTTCTTAATCCATTCGCCCTTCTATTGCTGCTTCCATGCATCGCATGGCTTTGGTTTTTTCTACGTTCGTTAAAGGCATTGCCAAGCTACGATCGCTGGACTATTTTTAGTTTGCGAACAATGATCGTCCTTCTTTTAGTCGCAGCCATTGCACAGCCAGAGCAGCGTCTGACTAAGGATGAAGAGAATGTCATCTTTGTCATTGATCAATCTGCATCAGTTGAAAATCAGGGAAATAAAATGCTCAAGGACATTTCAGAGATTGTGGAAGTGAAAAATGAAAATGATCAATATGGGATTGTGTCTCTTGGGCAAGAAGCTGTTGTCGAAAGGTCGCTGCAAAACAATTTATCGTTTGGCTCTGACTTATCTCAAGTGAAGCAAGATGTGACAAATCTTAGTGAGGGGATCCAGCTAGCATCAGGGCTGCTAACGAATCAAGGCGGAGGAAGGATCGTCATGCTCACAGATGGCAATGAAACAGCTGGGGATGCTGTAGACGCCGCATCAATCGCTCAGCAGCAAAACATTACTATCGACGTCATGACGTATGCTCCGATGACTGGTCCAGATGCTTCAATCGCTCTCTTTGAAACGCCTGCTACTGTCTATCAGGGAGAATTGGCAAACCTACAAGTAACTGTCGATAGTACTATCTCTGGAGAAGCCTCATTACGCATCCTAAAAAACAACAATGTGATTGCAAATGAAACGGTCGCATTAGATGAAGGGGCAAATGCTTTTCAATTTTCAGCACTCACTGAAACGGCAGGAACCGATGTGTACAAGGCAGAAATTCAGCTGCCTCAGGACAACGTCGCAGAAAATAATGTGGCTTATGGTGTGTCGACGGTTGAAGGACCACCTAGAGTTCTTATTGTGGAAGGAGAACCCGGTAACGCAGTCAATGTCAGCAGTGCCTTACAACCAATAAATATGGGCGTTGATGTAATTGCAAGTTCTCAATTTCCAATGACGCTTACAAGCCTCCTGGATTATGATGCTCTACTAATGGCAAATGTGCCAGGCTCCTCACTCTCTCAGGAGCAAATGGAAATGGTAGAGACAGCGGTCAAAGAGTTTGGCATGGGGTTTATCATGACGGGAGGAGATCAAAGTTTTGGTCTAGGGGGGTACTTTAATACACCAATCGAAAAAGTGTTGCCTGTATCGATGTCCCTCTCAGGAGAGAAGGAAATACCATCTCTCGGCATTGTTTACGTTCTTGACCGTTCTGGAAGTATGAGCGGCTACAAGCTTTCAATTGCGAAGGAAGCTGTTGCAAGATCGATTGAAATGGTGAGAGAAAAGGATGCCGTTGGGCTAATTGCCTTTGATAGTGCACCATGGGAAGTGTTACCGCTGCAAACGCTGGAGGATAAAGAGGAGGCCATTAACCAAGTTGGTACCCTAACATCAGGTGGTGGAACCGACATTATGCCAGGGCTACGTATGGCGTATGACAGACTTAGGGCGCTTGACGTGCAACGCAAGCATATCGTGTTATTAACTGACGGGCATTCATCGTCCAACGCCGCCTACAACAGCCTTCTATCAGATGGGCTAGACAACAATATTACGCTTTCTTCGGTGGCGATTGGGGACTCAGCTGATCGCAGACTACTAGAAGGGCTTGCTGAGATTGGTGAGGGACGTTTTTACAATGTCCTTGATGTCAGTACGATTCCAACCATTCTTTCAAGAGAGACGGCGTTAACGACGAGAACCTATATTGTTGATGATCCCTTTTATCCCACGTTTCGCTCCACTGGCGCCTATTCAAATTGGTTTTCAAATGGTGCTCCGCAAATGAATGCCTACATTGCGACAACGGCGAAAGGTAGAGCGTCAGTCATCCTAGAAAGTGCAAAGGCGGATCCTATCCTTGCTCAATGGTCCTATGGGTTAGGTGAAACGGTCGCTTGGACATCCGACCTTAGCGGAGAATGGTCAGGAGGGTGGCCGACGTGGTCGAATTGGCAGCCTTTTTGGGGAGATATCATTACGTCAACCTTTCGGAGTAACTCGACAGACCCTTATTATACACAGGTCAATCGGATCGCTGATGAAGCGAAGGTAACTGTCACATCTGAAAGCAATACGACGACACCACTTGTTTCGCAGGTCGTGTCTGAAGAAGGTGACATTGTCGAAACAACAACGAGAGTGACTGGTCCTGGAAGTTATGAAATCCGTTTTCCATCGCAAGCAGGTGTGTATTATCTACAGTTGTTTGAAGAAGGAGCCGAAGGAAAAGAACTGGTTTTTCAAAAAGGCATTACCGTTCCTTTTTCCGAGGAATTTGACTTACGAACTGAGAATAAACAACTGGCACAACGAGTGGCAAACGCAGGTGGTGGACAAGTCATTGAGAGTTTGAAGGACGTCTTTGCTCCTATGGAAAATCCCCCTCAGCAGGCAACAGAGGTAGGGCGTTGGCTCATATTGCTCGTCTTTTTCCTCTTTTTTATGGAAATCGCTCTTAGGAGGTTTGGGTTTCCGGTTAGACTGGCAAGCACAATGCAAGCTTCTTTTGCGACGAAGAAGGATACTGAATCTCGTTCTCCTCAAAAGGGAAGGGTACCAAACATAAGAGAAAAATCAGCGCAAGTTGCACAAAATAAAAACAATAAATCTACGAAAACAAAAGGAGGTAAGACAGTAGAAGAGTCGGGAGAACGAACGGATAAAGACGATCGAATGAAGCGTTTATTGGATGCCAAAAAGCGTCGTCAGCGATGA
- a CDS encoding vWA domain-containing protein: protein MRFTTPWFFALSICLVIVVLFYLFRKQFEPYVTSSNLLWEQVMQEYQATKWHKKLQRQLLLLLQLLILALLMLAMADPFIKQQGIAGEQAIVVLDTSASMSAEVNDKTAFAQSQEALLKFVEKRRHDQGVTVITMGQKPTIVLQDETNTRKIESTVNNLRIDYSRPSVDSALQLASALASTSSSTVHVYSDALTEETLGDGWEVPIAVHNIERTTVENVYVSSFGVRATTDNDRATGLVEVKQSIQGESNIELQVWAGNDLIYEKTHSFSGVDPLYIEIDNVPSANVYKAVVSSQNDAVSADNTRYAFSSESVSAPIYAVGEVNPFVAKVYQQLGHEVVFAKSVAQLDPDRTAGLTVVANLPPDDWPTGPKLILSPTKGGPFQVEEAVVIAVDIQQNASDELMTYVDLNDLFISKANPTTTSLEPVVSSGDVPLIQSGHYNGDPVVLLNFAIEDSDWPLRSSFPVFFYNALQHLTSKNEHLGYLYPGELLELPVLEENEAYVFNEDNDIIQNVTGEIETTTPVLPGLYHIQSQGQPIYFTVQMPVEESELEIAPSFNRGEGSDPSMAVAEMIDDYIWVWFIVIALVIVIIEGEVYRRGIRVS from the coding sequence ATGCGTTTTACAACACCATGGTTTTTTGCCTTAAGCATTTGTCTTGTGATTGTCGTGCTCTTCTATTTGTTTCGCAAACAGTTTGAACCCTATGTGACGTCAAGCAACCTTCTTTGGGAACAAGTTATGCAAGAGTACCAAGCAACTAAATGGCATAAAAAGCTACAACGGCAGTTGCTTTTGCTTCTTCAGCTCCTCATTCTTGCCCTCCTAATGCTCGCAATGGCAGATCCATTCATTAAACAACAAGGCATTGCAGGGGAGCAAGCCATTGTTGTGCTGGATACCTCGGCATCGATGTCGGCAGAAGTGAATGACAAAACAGCTTTTGCGCAGTCACAGGAAGCGCTTTTAAAGTTTGTCGAAAAACGCCGCCATGACCAAGGTGTAACGGTGATCACAATGGGACAAAAACCAACCATTGTCCTTCAGGATGAAACCAATACTCGAAAAATTGAATCAACTGTGAACAACCTACGCATCGATTATTCTCGTCCATCCGTTGATAGCGCCCTTCAATTAGCGAGTGCGCTAGCGTCAACCTCGTCCTCCACAGTCCATGTGTATAGTGATGCGTTGACAGAAGAGACGCTAGGGGACGGCTGGGAGGTTCCAATTGCCGTTCATAATATTGAGCGAACGACTGTGGAAAATGTGTACGTTTCATCTTTCGGTGTTCGCGCAACAACGGACAATGACAGGGCAACAGGTCTTGTTGAAGTGAAGCAATCCATACAAGGAGAATCGAACATAGAGTTGCAGGTGTGGGCAGGCAATGACCTTATATATGAAAAGACACATTCGTTCTCAGGAGTGGACCCGCTGTACATAGAGATAGACAATGTTCCATCTGCAAATGTTTACAAGGCTGTCGTCTCATCACAAAATGATGCAGTGTCTGCTGATAATACGCGGTATGCTTTTTCCAGTGAGTCGGTGTCCGCTCCTATTTATGCAGTTGGTGAAGTTAATCCTTTTGTAGCGAAGGTCTATCAGCAATTAGGGCATGAAGTCGTTTTTGCTAAATCAGTCGCACAATTGGATCCTGATAGAACCGCTGGGTTGACAGTCGTGGCAAATCTGCCACCTGATGACTGGCCGACAGGACCGAAACTCATTCTCTCACCAACGAAAGGCGGGCCTTTCCAAGTGGAGGAGGCTGTCGTGATCGCAGTTGACATCCAACAGAACGCATCAGATGAATTAATGACCTATGTGGACCTGAACGACCTGTTTATTTCGAAAGCAAACCCTACAACGACATCACTTGAACCAGTCGTATCAAGCGGCGATGTTCCTTTAATTCAATCAGGTCATTACAATGGCGATCCAGTTGTGCTGCTCAATTTTGCGATTGAGGACAGTGACTGGCCGTTGCGCTCAAGCTTTCCTGTTTTCTTTTACAATGCGCTTCAGCACCTCACCTCAAAAAATGAACATCTCGGCTATCTCTACCCAGGAGAATTGCTTGAGTTGCCTGTTCTTGAAGAAAATGAAGCGTATGTGTTCAATGAGGACAATGATATTATCCAAAATGTCACCGGAGAAATTGAGACAACAACACCTGTATTGCCAGGACTTTATCATATTCAGTCCCAAGGCCAACCGATATACTTTACCGTTCAGATGCCTGTTGAAGAAAGCGAACTTGAAATAGCTCCCTCATTTAACCGAGGGGAAGGCAGTGATCCTTCGATGGCAGTTGCCGAGATGATTGATGATTATATTTGGGTATGGTTCATCGTCATAGCTCTCGTCATCGTCATCATAGAGGGGGAGGTGTACCGTCGTGGAATTCGCGTTTCTTAA